One Desulfovibrio sp. Fe33 DNA segment encodes these proteins:
- a CDS encoding basic amino acid ABC transporter substrate-binding protein, translating into MKFSKSRVILMLVMALTLCVFSLAQAGTTLDKVKAAGEITVGNSPDYPPFEAIGDGGERVGFDIDLLDAIAAKMGVKVKWVTMDFAAIVTATQSGQVDMGMSGFSISPERAEQVSFSAPYIASGQVIVVRSDSEIKSAADLNGRKIAVQLGTTGEQEADKIEGAEVVKPESYNIAFMMLNTKAADAVIADISVADEFVKRGMFKRAGEPLSYEEFAMITRKGNDDLLQALNKALEEVKADGTYAAIVKKWNL; encoded by the coding sequence ATGAAGTTCAGCAAATCGCGTGTTATCCTCATGCTGGTCATGGCTCTTACGCTGTGCGTTTTCTCTCTTGCCCAGGCCGGAACCACCCTGGACAAGGTCAAGGCCGCCGGTGAAATCACCGTGGGCAACTCCCCCGACTATCCGCCTTTCGAAGCCATCGGTGACGGCGGCGAACGTGTTGGTTTCGACATCGATCTGCTTGACGCCATTGCCGCCAAGATGGGCGTCAAGGTCAAGTGGGTGACCATGGACTTCGCCGCCATCGTCACCGCCACCCAGAGCGGGCAGGTGGACATGGGCATGTCCGGCTTCTCCATTTCCCCCGAGCGCGCCGAACAGGTGAGCTTTTCCGCTCCGTACATCGCCAGCGGCCAGGTCATCGTGGTTCGCAGCGATTCCGAGATCAAGTCCGCCGCCGACCTCAATGGCCGGAAGATCGCGGTCCAGCTCGGAACCACCGGCGAGCAGGAAGCCGACAAGATCGAAGGCGCCGAAGTTGTCAAGCCCGAGAGCTACAACATCGCCTTCATGATGCTGAACACCAAGGCCGCCGACGCGGTCATCGCCGACATCTCCGTGGCCGACGAATTCGTCAAGCGCGGTATGTTCAAGCGTGCCGGAGAGCCCCTTTCCTACGAGGAGTTCGCCATGATTACCCGCAAGGGCAACGATGATCTGCTCCAGGCCCTGAACAAGGCCCTGGAGGAAGTGAAGGCTGACGGCACCTACGCCGCCATCGTCAAGAAGTGGAATCTGTAG
- a CDS encoding acyl-CoA thioesterase, whose translation MASPKDFPEQDTWYTHYVSYGETDAMAVLYHAEYLHLFERSRSQFIRESGLSYREAEERGIMLPVRDASCRYRTPARYDERIHVRCGISKWGRASVNFVYEIWNDDKTVLHATGATSHACVNPDGKPIPIPGWLRDLFQ comes from the coding sequence ATGGCGAGCCCAAAGGACTTCCCCGAGCAAGACACCTGGTACACCCACTACGTCTCCTATGGCGAAACCGACGCCATGGCCGTGCTCTACCATGCGGAATACCTGCACCTGTTCGAACGCTCGCGCAGCCAGTTCATTCGAGAATCCGGCCTAAGCTATCGCGAGGCCGAGGAACGCGGCATCATGCTCCCGGTGCGTGACGCTTCCTGCCGCTACCGCACGCCCGCGCGCTACGACGAACGCATTCACGTGCGCTGCGGCATCTCCAAATGGGGACGGGCCTCGGTGAACTTCGTCTATGAGATATGGAACGACGACAAGACCGTCCTCCACGCCACCGGAGCCACCAGCCACGCCTGCGTCAACCCAGACGGCAAGCCCATTCCCATTCCCGGCTGGCTTCGCGATTTATTTCAATAA
- a CDS encoding DsrE/DsrF/DrsH-like family protein produces the protein MAHSTKTGGMNQKHAFITSRGTLDGAMPALVMALNSVRLGNSATIFYTFMGMDVIRPGGIEKLKFYPEGTMGAIPGMSHIATGMMKKWMNEAHIPDAAEMFEMAQLEGVKLVACHMTMEMMKLKQEDFVEGVEVWTAEEFIKYAGECDLCLFT, from the coding sequence ATGGCCCATTCAACCAAGACCGGAGGCATGAACCAGAAGCACGCCTTCATTACGTCAAGAGGAACATTGGACGGCGCAATGCCCGCGCTGGTCATGGCGCTCAACTCGGTCAGGCTCGGCAATTCCGCGACCATTTTCTACACGTTCATGGGCATGGACGTTATTCGGCCCGGCGGAATCGAAAAACTGAAGTTTTATCCGGAAGGAACCATGGGCGCGATCCCGGGCATGTCACACATCGCGACTGGCATGATGAAGAAATGGATGAACGAGGCTCATATCCCGGATGCGGCGGAGATGTTCGAGATGGCGCAACTGGAAGGGGTCAAGCTCGTTGCCTGTCACATGACCATGGAGATGATGAAGCTGAAGCAGGAGGATTTCGTGGAAGGCGTCGAAGTCTGGACTGCGGAGGAATTCATCAAATATGCAGGCGAATGCGACCTGTGCCTGTTCACTTGA
- a CDS encoding YgdI/YgdR family lipoprotein, giving the protein MSALPKLLAACLLVLAACTTTSYKITTTTGQIYFAQDNPVYDVSSDTYVFIDENGEQVTLGKCEIKFIKEQ; this is encoded by the coding sequence ATGTCCGCATTGCCGAAATTGCTTGCAGCGTGCCTTTTGGTCCTGGCGGCCTGCACGACAACAAGCTACAAAATCACCACCACGACTGGGCAAATTTATTTTGCTCAGGACAATCCCGTGTACGACGTATCCTCGGACACCTATGTATTCATCGACGAAAACGGTGAACAGGTTACCCTTGGAAAGTGTGAAATCAAATTCATCAAAGAGCAGTAG
- a CDS encoding aminotransferase class I/II-fold pyridoxal phosphate-dependent enzyme, whose amino-acid sequence MSQFARVDRLPPYVFAQVNELKMKLRHAGADIIDLGMGNPDVPTPKPILDKLAEATYKPGNSKYSASKGIKGLRKAIRDWYYRRFDVTLDLDQEVCVTMGAKEGLAHLALAMLSPGDVVLAPDPAYPIHPYASIIAGADVRRVPIGPGQDFFENLETAIRHTWPKPKLLIINFPHNPTTQCVDLPFFQRIVDFAKENDLYVIHDLAYADFVFDGYVAPSLMQADGAKDVAVEFFSMTKSYSMAGMRVGYCVGNPEMVQALTRIKSYLDYGIYQPIQIAAACALNGDLDPDPKFTQDEMDNSVREIMAVYQDRRDALCEGLNRIGWPVTPPKATMFLWAQIPEEFRHMGSVEFSKMLLQEASVAVSPGLGFGQCGDDHVRFSFVENRHRTNQAVRNLRKFFAKG is encoded by the coding sequence ATGTCACAGTTTGCGAGAGTCGATAGACTGCCCCCTTATGTGTTCGCCCAGGTCAACGAGCTCAAGATGAAGCTGCGCCACGCAGGCGCGGACATCATCGACCTGGGCATGGGCAACCCCGATGTGCCCACTCCCAAGCCCATTCTCGACAAGCTGGCGGAAGCGACCTACAAGCCCGGCAACTCCAAGTATTCGGCGTCCAAGGGGATCAAGGGCCTGCGCAAGGCCATCCGCGATTGGTATTACCGCCGTTTCGACGTCACCCTTGATCTCGATCAGGAGGTCTGCGTGACCATGGGCGCCAAGGAAGGCCTCGCCCACCTGGCGCTGGCCATGCTCTCCCCCGGCGATGTCGTTCTGGCTCCGGACCCGGCCTACCCCATCCATCCCTACGCCTCGATCATCGCAGGCGCGGACGTGCGCCGCGTGCCCATCGGCCCCGGCCAGGATTTCTTTGAAAACCTGGAGACGGCCATCCGGCATACCTGGCCCAAGCCCAAGCTCCTGATAATCAATTTCCCGCACAACCCGACCACCCAGTGCGTGGATCTGCCCTTCTTCCAGCGCATCGTTGATTTCGCCAAGGAAAACGACCTGTACGTCATCCACGACCTGGCCTACGCGGACTTCGTTTTCGACGGCTATGTCGCACCGAGCCTGATGCAGGCCGACGGCGCCAAGGATGTGGCCGTGGAATTCTTCTCCATGACCAAGAGCTACTCCATGGCCGGTATGCGCGTGGGCTACTGCGTGGGCAACCCGGAAATGGTGCAGGCCCTGACCCGAATCAAGAGCTATCTGGACTACGGCATCTACCAGCCCATCCAGATCGCGGCAGCCTGCGCCCTGAACGGCGATCTGGACCCCGATCCCAAGTTCACGCAGGACGAGATGGACAACTCCGTCCGCGAGATCATGGCCGTGTACCAGGACCGCCGCGACGCGCTGTGCGAAGGCCTGAACCGCATCGGCTGGCCCGTGACTCCTCCCAAGGCGACCATGTTCCTGTGGGCCCAGATTCCCGAGGAGTTCCGCCACATGGGGTCCGTGGAGTTCTCCAAGATGCTCCTGCAGGAAGCCAGTGTGGCCGTTTCGCCCGGCCTCGGTTTCGGACAGTGCGGCGACGACCATGTGCGTTTCAGCTTCGTCGAGAACCGTCACCGCACCAACCAGGCCGTTCGCAACCTGCGTAAATTCTTCGCCAAGGGATAA
- a CDS encoding homoserine dehydrogenase yields the protein MDVIRLGLGGFGTVGSGLAKILDMNAGRIEKRLGKRVEIAKVLVRDLNKKRAFDPGPTVVFTDDPDELVNDPSVDIVVELMGGLDTARDLMLKAFAAGKHVVTANKHLLAEHGLELFQAAADNAVGLMFEASCAGGIPIVQTLKESLAGDEITKMLGIMNGTANYILSEMTTKGMDFEAALADAQDLGYAEADPTFDIEGFDTAHKLCVLIRMAYGVDYPLAELPVQGITGVTPMDIEFAREFGYRIKLLAHVMDVDGRLEAGVHPALVPYTYLLARVGGNYNAVRLEGNAVGPIMLHGQGAGDLPTGSAVLADIMNLVRKISDGCTGPDNTGFHNQPIPKASILPPEDSESKYYFRFTVADRTGVMAAITRSMADHNVSIAQAVQKGEGGAEGIPLVIITHETSARDADAVLAEIDAMDFSVEPCVKFRIL from the coding sequence ATGGATGTAATCAGACTCGGTCTTGGAGGTTTCGGCACGGTCGGCTCCGGCCTGGCCAAAATCCTCGACATGAACGCCGGACGCATTGAAAAGCGGCTCGGCAAGCGCGTGGAAATCGCCAAGGTCCTGGTTCGGGACCTGAACAAGAAACGCGCTTTCGATCCCGGTCCGACCGTGGTCTTCACCGATGACCCGGACGAGTTGGTAAACGACCCGTCCGTGGACATCGTGGTGGAACTCATGGGTGGGCTGGACACGGCCCGCGATCTCATGCTCAAGGCGTTCGCCGCGGGCAAGCACGTGGTCACGGCCAACAAGCACCTGCTCGCCGAACACGGCCTGGAACTGTTCCAGGCAGCGGCAGACAATGCCGTGGGGCTTATGTTCGAGGCCAGTTGCGCCGGCGGCATCCCCATCGTCCAGACCCTCAAGGAGAGCCTGGCGGGCGACGAGATCACCAAGATGCTCGGCATCATGAACGGCACGGCCAACTACATCCTGTCCGAGATGACCACCAAGGGCATGGATTTCGAGGCGGCGCTGGCCGACGCGCAGGACCTGGGCTACGCCGAAGCGGACCCGACCTTCGACATCGAGGGCTTCGACACCGCCCACAAGCTGTGCGTGCTCATCCGCATGGCCTACGGCGTGGACTATCCCCTGGCCGAATTGCCGGTGCAGGGCATTACCGGCGTAACGCCCATGGACATCGAGTTCGCCCGCGAATTCGGCTACCGCATCAAGCTGCTGGCCCACGTCATGGATGTGGACGGCCGCCTGGAAGCCGGCGTGCACCCTGCCCTGGTCCCCTACACCTACCTGCTGGCGCGAGTGGGCGGCAACTACAACGCCGTTCGCCTGGAAGGCAATGCGGTGGGGCCGATCATGCTGCACGGCCAAGGCGCGGGAGACCTCCCCACGGGCAGCGCGGTACTGGCGGACATCATGAACCTGGTGCGCAAGATAAGCGACGGCTGCACGGGCCCGGACAACACCGGCTTCCACAACCAGCCGATCCCCAAGGCGAGCATCCTGCCGCCTGAGGACTCCGAGTCCAAGTACTACTTCCGCTTCACCGTGGCCGACCGCACCGGCGTCATGGCCGCCATCACCCGGTCCATGGCCGATCACAACGTCTCCATCGCTCAGGCGGTGCAAAAAGGCGAAGGCGGAGCCGAAGGCATTCCGCTGGTGATAATCACACACGAGACCTCGGCCAGGGACGCGGACGCGGTGCTGGCTGAAATCGACGCCATGGACTTCTCCGTGGAGCCCTGCGTCAAATTTCGAATCCTGTAA
- a CDS encoding MarR family winged helix-turn-helix transcriptional regulator has translation MNKNYDPLIPDRDVAEFLQFMEGIFQCCRERMQDQSERFDLPDAELRCLLQFDGERYLTAKTLAYRLNVAKSRVTKLVSSLIRRGLLVSLPDPADSRVKLLSLTPKGGRLLRDISIFRFKMHRAVLEQFSAGQRVALLDSLSLLSRHMKSAKDMVE, from the coding sequence ATGAATAAAAATTACGATCCATTGATCCCAGATCGAGATGTGGCTGAATTCCTACAGTTCATGGAAGGGATTTTTCAGTGTTGCCGGGAACGGATGCAGGACCAGAGCGAACGGTTCGATCTTCCTGACGCGGAATTGCGCTGCCTTTTGCAGTTCGACGGGGAACGCTATCTTACGGCCAAGACGCTTGCCTATCGGCTCAATGTCGCCAAGAGCAGGGTGACCAAGCTCGTGTCTTCCCTGATTCGACGCGGTCTACTTGTGTCGTTGCCCGATCCGGCAGATTCGCGTGTTAAGCTCCTCTCGTTAACGCCGAAAGGGGGCAGGCTGCTCAGAGATATTTCCATATTTCGTTTCAAGATGCATCGGGCCGTGCTCGAACAGTTCAGCGCCGGGCAGCGTGTCGCCTTGCTTGATTCCCTGTCATTGCTTTCCCGTCACATGAAGTCGGCGAAGGATATGGTTGAGTAA
- a CDS encoding ABC transporter ATP-binding protein, with the protein MTDLQFVRPVRTRPLAEGVRPVVSLKGLTKRFGKVVANDGITLDVYPGRIKALLGENGAGKSTMMSMLAGRYKPDEGTIEIDGRPVRFNSSKDAIQAGIGMVYQHFMLVDSMTVAENVLLGQEGGFFVSPREMEHRVGELAERYGLNIEPGARICDLSMGERQLVEILKLLYRESRILIFDEPTAVLTPEETRNLFEALWRMTEQGKSIIFISHKLEEVIALADEIAILRRGRIEGELDPESIESKADLASRMVGKEVLLEVDRQPAEIGDTVLEVRNLTGLGLTEVDLKVRRGEVVALVGVAGNGQKALVEAVTGLTKPPLDTVFIMGQPWRKFFAESTWNRSMCYIPEDRLGLATLPNQNLVDNLLLTTRKGFAKGLWLDKKKAAKHTVRLIEKFDIRPGRIHALAWQLSGGNLQKAVLARELYREPKLIVAEQPTQGLDVSATEEVWKRLLEARSMAGVLLVTGDLNEALQLADRIAVIYRGRILNVLDNTDKDIFRKIGPLMAGIVD; encoded by the coding sequence ATGACCGACCTGCAATTCGTCCGGCCCGTGCGGACCCGGCCACTTGCCGAGGGCGTGCGCCCTGTGGTCAGTCTCAAGGGATTGACCAAACGGTTCGGCAAGGTTGTGGCCAACGACGGCATCACCCTTGATGTCTATCCGGGACGCATCAAGGCGTTGCTCGGCGAGAACGGCGCGGGCAAGTCCACCATGATGTCCATGTTGGCGGGCCGGTACAAGCCCGACGAGGGAACGATCGAGATTGACGGTCGGCCTGTCCGGTTCAATTCCTCCAAGGACGCCATTCAGGCGGGTATCGGCATGGTCTACCAGCATTTCATGCTCGTGGATTCCATGACCGTGGCTGAAAATGTTCTTCTTGGGCAGGAGGGCGGCTTTTTCGTCTCTCCGCGGGAAATGGAACATCGCGTGGGGGAACTGGCAGAGCGATACGGCCTGAATATCGAGCCCGGTGCGCGCATTTGCGATCTGTCCATGGGCGAGCGGCAACTGGTGGAGATTCTTAAGCTTCTTTACCGAGAGAGTCGCATCCTGATTTTCGACGAGCCCACGGCGGTCCTTACCCCGGAGGAGACGCGCAACCTTTTCGAAGCGTTGTGGCGCATGACCGAGCAGGGCAAGTCCATCATCTTCATCTCCCACAAGCTGGAAGAGGTCATCGCCCTGGCCGACGAGATCGCCATTCTCAGGCGGGGGCGGATCGAAGGCGAATTGGACCCGGAATCCATCGAATCCAAAGCCGATCTCGCCTCGCGTATGGTCGGCAAGGAAGTCCTTCTCGAAGTGGACCGCCAGCCCGCCGAAATCGGCGATACTGTCCTTGAGGTCAGGAATCTGACAGGTCTCGGCCTGACAGAGGTGGACCTGAAGGTACGTCGGGGCGAGGTCGTGGCGCTCGTGGGCGTGGCCGGAAACGGTCAAAAGGCGTTGGTGGAGGCCGTGACCGGCCTGACCAAGCCGCCTCTCGATACCGTATTCATCATGGGCCAGCCGTGGCGCAAGTTCTTTGCCGAGTCCACTTGGAACAGGTCCATGTGCTACATCCCCGAGGATCGCCTCGGCCTGGCCACGCTGCCCAACCAGAATTTGGTGGACAATCTGCTTCTGACCACCCGAAAGGGATTCGCCAAAGGGCTGTGGCTGGACAAGAAGAAGGCCGCGAAACACACGGTCCGGCTCATCGAGAAGTTCGATATTCGCCCCGGCCGCATTCACGCCCTGGCGTGGCAGCTCTCTGGCGGCAACCTTCAGAAAGCCGTCCTGGCCCGCGAACTCTATCGCGAACCCAAGCTCATCGTGGCCGAGCAGCCGACACAGGGTTTGGACGTGTCCGCCACCGAAGAAGTCTGGAAGCGGCTGCTTGAAGCCCGGTCCATGGCCGGTGTGCTTTTGGTCACCGGGGATCTCAACGAGGCCCTGCAATTGGCCGATCGTATCGCGGTCATCTACCGGGGCCGCATCCTGAATGTCCTGGACAATACCGACAAGGACATTTTCCGCAAGATAGGGCCTCTCATGGCCGGGATTGTCGATTAG
- a CDS encoding ABC transporter permease: MWDFLIPLFAATVQSGTPILYATLGEMLTEKGGVLNLGVEGMMALAALAAFWVSYVTGSPWLGFLAGGCAGMLLASLHAFVCISCLGNQVVSGLALTILGGGLTHFLGVPYVGLAAPGFDPFNFPLLSQIPGVGEIFFKHDMLVYVSFVIPFLFWFFFRRTSLGLHVAATGEMPAAAAAAGLKPIRLRYFAVIAGGFLVGLGGAYLSLAYTHLWTNGLSGGRGWIAVALVIFAFWRPGRAVAGAYLFGGVMAFQLRLQAAGTHLPSSLLLMLPYLLTILVLILSAWRGRRIDAPAALGTNIEPEG; encoded by the coding sequence ATGTGGGATTTTCTTATACCGTTGTTCGCGGCCACGGTGCAGTCAGGCACCCCCATTCTTTACGCCACCCTGGGAGAGATGCTCACCGAGAAGGGCGGTGTGCTTAACCTCGGCGTGGAAGGCATGATGGCTTTGGCCGCCCTGGCCGCATTTTGGGTCAGCTATGTCACCGGCTCTCCCTGGCTCGGTTTTCTTGCTGGCGGGTGCGCCGGAATGTTATTGGCCTCGCTGCACGCTTTCGTCTGTATTTCCTGTCTGGGCAACCAGGTCGTGTCCGGTTTGGCTCTGACAATTCTGGGCGGAGGGCTGACTCATTTCCTGGGCGTGCCCTATGTCGGCCTGGCCGCGCCCGGTTTCGATCCCTTCAATTTCCCGCTGCTGTCGCAAATCCCGGGAGTGGGCGAGATATTTTTCAAGCATGACATGCTGGTCTATGTCTCCTTCGTCATCCCGTTCCTGTTCTGGTTTTTCTTCCGGCGGACCAGTCTCGGTCTGCATGTGGCCGCTACCGGCGAGATGCCTGCCGCCGCCGCGGCCGCAGGTCTCAAGCCCATTCGGTTGCGTTACTTCGCGGTCATTGCGGGCGGATTTCTGGTCGGGCTCGGCGGGGCGTATCTGTCCCTGGCGTATACCCATCTCTGGACCAACGGTCTTTCCGGTGGTCGCGGCTGGATCGCCGTAGCCCTGGTCATCTTCGCCTTTTGGCGTCCCGGTCGGGCCGTTGCGGGCGCGTACCTGTTCGGCGGGGTCATGGCCTTTCAGCTCAGGCTTCAGGCAGCGGGCACGCATTTGCCGTCCTCCCTGTTGCTCATGCTTCCGTATTTGCTGACCATTCTCGTTTTGATTCTGTCCGCATGGCGCGGCCGCCGCATTGATGCTCCGGCCGCTCTCGGCACCAACATCGAGCCGGAGGGGTAG
- a CDS encoding cofactor-independent phosphoglycerate mutase produces the protein MKLLYLIADGMGGWPLDELGGKTTMEAAHTPNMDELARTGAVGLAQTVPQGMAPGSDVANMALLGFDPAVYHTGRGPIEAAAQGLSLDPDDLVWRLNLVTVSKLAIDGAMRDYSSGHIASEVSRPLVEKLQEKLGDETYTFYPGIQYRHLLVQKNGALTDDARLFINPPHDITDKPIKPDLRAFSKSPHLWDLLFEAHQILADRSNNRSAANSIWPWGQGRPLNLPDFKATNGLDGAVISAVDLIKGLGFASNMAVLDVPGATGLLDTNYEGKVEAALSFLKDHDFVFVHLEGPDECGHGGSAKDKVEAISRFDARIVAPLREALKDEETAWIVTCDHFTPIRERTHTSDPVPFLLNGPGCAPSGVDGFSEKNAASGRKLDNGHELLARALKIFGIR, from the coding sequence ATGAAGCTTCTTTATCTCATAGCGGACGGCATGGGCGGCTGGCCCCTGGATGAACTGGGCGGCAAGACCACCATGGAGGCCGCGCATACGCCGAATATGGATGAACTGGCCCGGACGGGCGCAGTCGGCCTGGCGCAGACCGTGCCCCAGGGCATGGCCCCCGGGTCCGACGTGGCCAACATGGCCCTGCTCGGTTTCGACCCGGCTGTCTACCACACCGGCCGCGGCCCCATTGAGGCCGCCGCCCAGGGGCTATCCCTCGATCCGGACGACCTTGTCTGGCGACTCAATCTGGTGACGGTCTCCAAACTGGCCATCGACGGGGCCATGCGCGATTACTCCTCCGGGCACATCGCCTCGGAAGTGTCCCGCCCCCTGGTGGAAAAACTCCAGGAAAAGCTCGGCGACGAAACCTATACCTTCTACCCCGGCATTCAATACCGGCATCTGCTGGTTCAGAAGAACGGGGCGTTGACCGACGATGCCCGTCTGTTCATCAACCCGCCGCACGACATCACGGACAAGCCCATCAAGCCGGATTTGCGCGCCTTTTCCAAGAGCCCGCACCTGTGGGACCTGCTTTTCGAAGCCCACCAGATCCTGGCCGACCGATCCAATAACCGCTCGGCGGCCAACTCAATCTGGCCATGGGGTCAGGGACGCCCCTTGAACCTGCCCGACTTCAAGGCGACCAACGGGCTCGACGGCGCAGTCATTTCCGCCGTGGACCTGATTAAGGGACTCGGTTTCGCTTCGAACATGGCTGTTCTGGACGTGCCGGGCGCCACCGGGCTGCTCGACACCAATTACGAAGGCAAGGTGGAGGCGGCCCTGTCCTTCCTCAAGGACCACGATTTCGTCTTCGTCCACCTCGAAGGCCCGGACGAATGCGGCCATGGCGGAAGCGCGAAGGACAAGGTGGAGGCCATCTCCCGTTTCGACGCGCGCATCGTCGCCCCTCTGCGTGAAGCTCTCAAGGATGAAGAGACCGCCTGGATCGTCACCTGCGACCACTTCACGCCCATCAGGGAAAGGACACACACTTCCGACCCGGTGCCCTTCCTCCTCAATGGCCCAGGCTGCGCCCCTTCCGGTGTGGATGGATTCAGCGAGAAGAACGCTGCCTCGGGACGAAAACTGGACAACGGGCACGAATTGCTCGCCCGCGCCCTTAAAATCTTCGGGATACGGTAA
- a CDS encoding amino acid ABC transporter permease, with product MDFSLIFKHQDMLLHGAWITLQITFGALSLGLLLGILAGTGRISRRLHIRIIADIYIQIIRGTPMLLQIFFFYLGFPQIFMAITGESYTPDPLLTGIVALGINSGAYNAEIIRAGIQSINKGQMEAARGTGLTHVQAMFHVILPQALKRMIPPLGNELIVLLKDSSLISTIGVAELMFTAKVLGARYYTYVPFLVGVGVIYLTLTFGFSRFFNALERKLSSGSGARENKGAVPDLG from the coding sequence ATGGATTTTTCCCTTATCTTCAAACACCAGGACATGCTCCTGCATGGCGCATGGATCACGCTGCAGATAACCTTTGGGGCATTGTCCCTGGGGCTCCTTCTCGGCATCCTGGCCGGAACCGGGCGCATCAGCCGCCGTTTGCATATCCGCATCATAGCCGACATCTACATCCAGATTATTCGCGGCACCCCCATGCTGTTGCAGATCTTCTTCTTTTATCTCGGTTTTCCGCAGATATTCATGGCGATCACCGGCGAGAGCTACACCCCTGATCCGCTTCTTACGGGTATTGTGGCGTTGGGCATCAACAGCGGTGCATATAACGCCGAAATCATTCGCGCCGGTATCCAGTCCATCAACAAGGGGCAAATGGAGGCCGCCCGCGGCACCGGGTTGACGCATGTGCAGGCCATGTTCCATGTCATTCTTCCCCAGGCCCTTAAACGGATGATTCCGCCCCTTGGCAACGAACTCATCGTCCTGCTCAAGGATTCGTCCCTGATTTCAACCATCGGCGTAGCGGAGCTCATGTTCACCGCCAAGGTGCTGGGCGCACGGTATTACACCTATGTGCCGTTCCTGGTCGGAGTCGGAGTTATCTATCTGACGTTGACTTTCGGGTTTTCCCGCTTTTTCAACGCGCTTGAGCGCAAACTGTCTTCGGGAAGCGGCGCGCGCGAGAATAAAGGTGCGGTCCCGGATTTGGGTTGA
- a CDS encoding amidohydrolase family protein → MRIDIHTHAFHNKIADKAVHHLVDHYGITPVGTGKADDLIERLDRAGLDKAVVLAAATSPSQVIPANNWAIELKKTAPRFIPFGTLHPGYDRNGEELERLAANGIRGLKFHPDFQGFRMDDPAFYDLMELVDERFICMFHVGDDLPPDLNPSCPKKMAALRKTFPKPVMIAAHMGGLKQWEYAIEHLAGLDVYVDCSSVMDFVNDDLLERLVEAFTPDRILFGSDYPLYDAGKEIQRISQRLNMSEERLDAFLSRAGKLFG, encoded by the coding sequence ATGCGAATCGACATACATACACACGCCTTTCACAACAAGATAGCCGACAAGGCGGTCCACCATCTGGTGGATCACTACGGCATCACTCCTGTGGGGACGGGCAAGGCCGACGACCTCATCGAACGGCTGGACCGTGCAGGATTGGACAAGGCCGTCGTGCTGGCCGCCGCCACATCGCCCAGCCAAGTCATCCCGGCCAACAACTGGGCCATCGAGTTGAAGAAAACCGCTCCCCGCTTTATTCCCTTCGGCACGCTGCACCCCGGCTATGACCGCAACGGCGAGGAACTGGAGCGGCTTGCCGCCAACGGAATCCGGGGCCTCAAGTTTCATCCCGACTTCCAGGGATTCCGCATGGACGATCCCGCGTTCTATGACCTCATGGAACTGGTGGACGAGCGATTCATCTGCATGTTTCATGTCGGCGACGACCTGCCGCCCGACCTGAACCCGTCCTGCCCGAAGAAAATGGCCGCCTTGCGCAAAACCTTCCCCAAACCCGTCATGATCGCCGCCCACATGGGCGGACTCAAGCAATGGGAATACGCCATCGAACACCTGGCCGGGCTGGATGTGTACGTGGACTGCTCCAGCGTCATGGATTTCGTCAACGACGACCTGCTTGAACGTCTCGTTGAGGCCTTCACTCCCGACCGTATCCTGTTCGGCAGCGATTATCCCTTGTACGACGCGGGAAAGGAAATCCAGCGAATTTCCCAGCGGCTCAACATGTCCGAGGAACGTCTCGACGCGTTTTTAAGCCGCGCAGGCAAACTATTCGGTTAA